A single region of the Drosophila takahashii strain IR98-3 E-12201 chromosome 2R, DtakHiC1v2, whole genome shotgun sequence genome encodes:
- the ND-B15 gene encoding uncharacterized protein ND-B15, with product MVLSKEETEFIQRKHQHTLKLREEFLKQSSNPYRHATGEGGTVFDAGLARFQAMRVSNYEHFKPTGKSFRTGLFAVVLPIALYAWALKAERDGREEKYRSGQVAYKDRQFKFI from the exons atggTTTTGTCCAAGGAGGAGACGGAGTTCATCCAGCGCAAGCACCAGCACACCCTGAAGCTGCGCGAGGAGTTCCTCAAGCAGAGCTCCAATCCCTACCGCCATGCCACCGGCGAGGGCGGCACCGTG TTCGACGCGGGATTGGCCCGCTTCCAGGCGATGCGCGTTTCCAACTACGAGCACTTCAAGCCCACCGGCAAGTCCTTCCGCACGGGTCTCTTCGCCGTCGTCCTGCCGATCGCCCTGTACGCCTGGGCCCTGAAGGCGGAACGCGATGGACGCGAGGAGAAGTACCGCAGCGGCCAGGTGGCCTACAAGGATCGCCAGTTCAAGTTCATCTAA
- the Spred gene encoding sprouty-related, EVH1 domain-containing protein 2 isoform X1 — MTEGHESDFLVTVRAQVMTRDESTEGWLPLAGGGLANVSIRKRARLSPLASGHDYIIYGQRISDQSVILSCVINRDLKYYKVMPTFHHWRAGKQRNGLTFQTAADARAFDKGVLRAYNELIDGLAKSNPTIICPPLTKYDSVGEDDVFMTLDLPVESESLQKIHSSPEGSEKSHKSVSNNSDSEKLPPPPIHYISTDKTSATTSPPDAPPASAAPSPAAAGQIAASENYSYVTLTAVHHDYNYPVVDQPVGAQVLNARRESISALKKRNALEAAAQAVGSDGGAGKPLHKPNVSDILKKETRLRCRYCHELYSEDFNRRGACEYAPDPFRSGYECVSGMGCARCMIYHCMSDAEGETAQHPCDCSASEAGCSKRWLGLALLSLFVPCLWCYPPLRACHLAGIHCGLCGGQHKPHV; from the exons ATGACAGAAGGACATGAAAG CGACTTCTTAGTAACAGTACGCGCACAGGTAATGACCAGAGACGAGAGCACCGAGGGCTGGCTACCGCTGGCCGGGGGTGGCCTGGCCAACGTTTCGATCCGGAAGCGGGCTAGGCTATCCCCATTGGCATCGGGTCATGACTACATCATCTACGGGCAGAGGATATCCGATCAGAGC GTCATTTTGAGCTGTGTGATCAATCGAGATCTGAAGTATTACAAAGTAATGCCCACATTTCATCATTGGCGCGCAGGGAAGCAGCGGAACGGACTCACATTTCAAACGGCCGCCGATGCGCGAGCCTTTGACAAGGGCGTCCTGCGCGCCTATAACGAGCTGATCGATG GACTGGCCAAATCGAATCCGACGATAATTTGCCCGCCGCTAACCAAATATGATTCGGTTGGCGAAGATGATGTATTCATGACCCTGGACTTACCTGTGGAGAGCGAAAGTTTACAAAAGATCCATTCAAGCCCCGAGGGCAGCGAGAAAAGTCACA AGAGCGTCAGCAACAACTCCGACTCGGAGAAGCTGCCCCCGCCGCCCATTCACTACATATCCACGGACAAAACATCGGCCACCACATCGCCGCCAGACGCACCGCCCGCCTCGGCAGCTCCATCGCCGGCGGCCGCTGGCCAGATTGCGGCCAGCGAGAACTACTCGTACGTGACGCTGACGGCGGTGCACCATGACTACAACTATCCGGTGGTCGATCAGCCGGTGGGGGCGCAGGTGCTCAACGCTCGACGGGAGTCGATCAGTGCGCTCAAGAAGCGCAACGCTCTGGAGGCGGCGGCCCAGGCAGTGGGCAGTGATGGGGGAGCGGGCAAGCCGCTGCACAAGCCCAACGTATCCGATATCCTGAAGAAGGAGACGCGCCTGCGCTGTCGCTACTGTCACGAGCTGTACAGCGAGGACTTCAATAGACGCGGCGCCTGCGAATACGCACCGGATCCCTTTCGCAGCGGCTACGAGTGCGTTTCGGGGATGGGCTGTGCCCGCTGCATGATCTACCACTGCATGAGCGACGCCGAGGGCGAGACGGCCCAGCATCCGTGCGACTGCAGCGCCAGCGAGGCGGGCTGCAGCAAGCGCTGGCTGGGCCTGGCTCTCCTCTCGCTGTTCGTGCCCTGCCTGTGGTGCTATCCGCCGCTCCGCGCCTGCCATCTGGCCGGCATCCACTGCGGCCTCTGCGGCGGGCAGCACAAGCCGCATGTCTGA
- the Spred gene encoding sprouty-related, EVH1 domain-containing protein 2 isoform X3, giving the protein MTLDLPVESESLQKIHSSPEGSEKSHKSVSNNSDSEKLPPPPIHYISTDKTSATTSPPDAPPASAAPSPAAAGQIAASENYSYVTLTAVHHDYNYPVVDQPVGAQVLNARRESISALKKRNALEAAAQAVGSDGGAGKPLHKPNVSDILKKETRLRCRYCHELYSEDFNRRGACEYAPDPFRSGYECVSGMGCARCMIYHCMSDAEGETAQHPCDCSASEAGCSKRWLGLALLSLFVPCLWCYPPLRACHLAGIHCGLCGGQHKPHV; this is encoded by the exons ATGACCCTGGACTTACCTGTGGAGAGCGAAAGTTTACAAAAGATCCATTCAAGCCCCGAGGGCAGCGAGAAAAGTCACA AGAGCGTCAGCAACAACTCCGACTCGGAGAAGCTGCCCCCGCCGCCCATTCACTACATATCCACGGACAAAACATCGGCCACCACATCGCCGCCAGACGCACCGCCCGCCTCGGCAGCTCCATCGCCGGCGGCCGCTGGCCAGATTGCGGCCAGCGAGAACTACTCGTACGTGACGCTGACGGCGGTGCACCATGACTACAACTATCCGGTGGTCGATCAGCCGGTGGGGGCGCAGGTGCTCAACGCTCGACGGGAGTCGATCAGTGCGCTCAAGAAGCGCAACGCTCTGGAGGCGGCGGCCCAGGCAGTGGGCAGTGATGGGGGAGCGGGCAAGCCGCTGCACAAGCCCAACGTATCCGATATCCTGAAGAAGGAGACGCGCCTGCGCTGTCGCTACTGTCACGAGCTGTACAGCGAGGACTTCAATAGACGCGGCGCCTGCGAATACGCACCGGATCCCTTTCGCAGCGGCTACGAGTGCGTTTCGGGGATGGGCTGTGCCCGCTGCATGATCTACCACTGCATGAGCGACGCCGAGGGCGAGACGGCCCAGCATCCGTGCGACTGCAGCGCCAGCGAGGCGGGCTGCAGCAAGCGCTGGCTGGGCCTGGCTCTCCTCTCGCTGTTCGTGCCCTGCCTGTGGTGCTATCCGCCGCTCCGCGCCTGCCATCTGGCCGGCATCCACTGCGGCCTCTGCGGCGGGCAGCACAAGCCGCATGTCTGA
- the Spred gene encoding sprouty-related, EVH1 domain-containing protein 2 isoform X2 — MTEGHESDFLVTVRAQVMTRDESTEGWLPLAGGGLANVSIRKRARLSPLASGHDYIIYGQRISDQSVILSCVINRDLKYYKVMPTFHHWRAGKQRNGLTFQTAADARAFDKGVLRAYNELIDDDVFMTLDLPVESESLQKIHSSPEGSEKSHKSVSNNSDSEKLPPPPIHYISTDKTSATTSPPDAPPASAAPSPAAAGQIAASENYSYVTLTAVHHDYNYPVVDQPVGAQVLNARRESISALKKRNALEAAAQAVGSDGGAGKPLHKPNVSDILKKETRLRCRYCHELYSEDFNRRGACEYAPDPFRSGYECVSGMGCARCMIYHCMSDAEGETAQHPCDCSASEAGCSKRWLGLALLSLFVPCLWCYPPLRACHLAGIHCGLCGGQHKPHV; from the exons ATGACAGAAGGACATGAAAG CGACTTCTTAGTAACAGTACGCGCACAGGTAATGACCAGAGACGAGAGCACCGAGGGCTGGCTACCGCTGGCCGGGGGTGGCCTGGCCAACGTTTCGATCCGGAAGCGGGCTAGGCTATCCCCATTGGCATCGGGTCATGACTACATCATCTACGGGCAGAGGATATCCGATCAGAGC GTCATTTTGAGCTGTGTGATCAATCGAGATCTGAAGTATTACAAAGTAATGCCCACATTTCATCATTGGCGCGCAGGGAAGCAGCGGAACGGACTCACATTTCAAACGGCCGCCGATGCGCGAGCCTTTGACAAGGGCGTCCTGCGCGCCTATAACGAGCTGATCGATG ATGATGTATTCATGACCCTGGACTTACCTGTGGAGAGCGAAAGTTTACAAAAGATCCATTCAAGCCCCGAGGGCAGCGAGAAAAGTCACA AGAGCGTCAGCAACAACTCCGACTCGGAGAAGCTGCCCCCGCCGCCCATTCACTACATATCCACGGACAAAACATCGGCCACCACATCGCCGCCAGACGCACCGCCCGCCTCGGCAGCTCCATCGCCGGCGGCCGCTGGCCAGATTGCGGCCAGCGAGAACTACTCGTACGTGACGCTGACGGCGGTGCACCATGACTACAACTATCCGGTGGTCGATCAGCCGGTGGGGGCGCAGGTGCTCAACGCTCGACGGGAGTCGATCAGTGCGCTCAAGAAGCGCAACGCTCTGGAGGCGGCGGCCCAGGCAGTGGGCAGTGATGGGGGAGCGGGCAAGCCGCTGCACAAGCCCAACGTATCCGATATCCTGAAGAAGGAGACGCGCCTGCGCTGTCGCTACTGTCACGAGCTGTACAGCGAGGACTTCAATAGACGCGGCGCCTGCGAATACGCACCGGATCCCTTTCGCAGCGGCTACGAGTGCGTTTCGGGGATGGGCTGTGCCCGCTGCATGATCTACCACTGCATGAGCGACGCCGAGGGCGAGACGGCCCAGCATCCGTGCGACTGCAGCGCCAGCGAGGCGGGCTGCAGCAAGCGCTGGCTGGGCCTGGCTCTCCTCTCGCTGTTCGTGCCCTGCCTGTGGTGCTATCCGCCGCTCCGCGCCTGCCATCTGGCCGGCATCCACTGCGGCCTCTGCGGCGGGCAGCACAAGCCGCATGTCTGA
- the Trs31 gene encoding trafficking protein particle complex subunit 5, translating to MEKLEALKMSSMRPRSNILDRPLSKGKTEVSQSIVALLFSEIVQYSQSRVFTVPELQTRLHDLGQDVGTRIIDLYFVRERSSKRETKLTQMLLFVKTTVWKNLFGKEAEKLEHANDDERTYYIIEKEPLVNTFISVPKDKGSLNCANFTAGIVEAVLTNCGFPCKVTAHWHKGTTYMVKFEDFVIARDKQMEEK from the exons ATGGAGAAACTGGAGGCCCTGAAGATGTCCTCGATGCGTCCGCGCAGCAACATCCTGGACAGACCGCTTTCCAAGGGCAAAACGGAGGTTTCCCAGAGCATTGTGGCGCTGCTCTTCAGCGAAATCGTTCAGTACTCGCAGAGTCGAGTGTTTACAGTGCCAGAACTGCAAACCAG GCTCCATGACTTGGGCCAAGATGTGGGCACCCGTATCATCGATTTGTACTTCGTAAGGGAGCGGAGTTCTAAAAGGGAAACGAAATTAACCCAAATGCTGCTCTTCGTAAAGACGACTGTTTGGAAAAACCTCTTTGGCAAGGAGGCGGAAAAACTGGAGCACGCCAACGATGATGAGAGAACCTACTATATCATAGAAAAGGAACCGCTGGTCAATACATTTATCAGTGTGCCCAAGGATAAGGGCTCTCTGAACTGTGCCAATTTCACGGCAGGCATAGTGGAAGCTGTGCTTACGAATTGCGGATTT CCCTGCAAGGTCACCGCCCACTGGCACAAGGGCACCACGTACATGGTCAAGTTCGAGGACTTTGTCATCGCCCGCGACAAGCAGATGGAGGAGAAATAA
- the LOC108062559 gene encoding kelch repeat and BTB domain-containing protein 8, with translation MDELMRQKWPADQKNEKQEVTCCVSFTNPKFNREKPSSGDELNSVTRLVSKTEDLELDRVFNGFSKDGSYSNKSLNRSLFEFGHNFEDVEGWLKMDQPPKDQLASVLRYMFEAHLKTTVQIDINKMYFNCHFIVLQVYSRFFSELKQIPLLVTLPKDLVSQRSFMLIYKWMLSDNPVLDRRYIVEVFVAATYLRIDDLQAHCWKYFDDSQCYDEDTACVLYVETKYHPALDLVRNVMLTRINKFLLTFVASKDFLDLPLNHLIFLLSSDKICVNTEIEILFIVVRWLGHDWSKRSAHAQRLASCIRFSLMPLWYLLYVRCEEHQLVQKLISFPEVDDQINESISRITSRMYEEKIAALDGEDFLGDLEPQPQRTWICDRLCQYYHWVGCPNTRDIRFQNFEDYLSELHQSSLDHWSKVKMVDPNKKTNCCSPNKSLIEDLSTEANNNAI, from the exons ATGGACGAGCTAATGAGGCAAAAATGGCCTGCAGATCAGAAGAATGAGAAGCAGGAGGTAACCTGCTGTGTGTCGTTTACCAA TCCAAAGTTCAATCGCGAGAAACCTTCCTCTGGCGATGAGTTGAACTCGGTGACGCGTTTGGTTTCCAAAACCGAAGATCTCGAACTAGATCGAGTCTTCAATGGATTTTCAAAGGATGGTTCTTATTCCAACAAATCCCTTAATCGTTCGCTTTTCGAATTCGGTCATAACTTCGAGGATGTTGAGGGCTGGCTAAAAATGGATCAGCCTCCGAAGGATCAACTGGCATCGGTGCTGCGCTATATGTTTGAGGCTCATCTGAAGACCACTGTGCAGATAGATATTAACAAAATGTACTTCAACTGTCACTTTATCGTACTGCAGGTATACTCCCGATTCTTCAGTGAGCTAAAACAGATTCCTCTTCTGGTAACTCTACCCAAAGATTTGGTATCGCAAAGGTCCTTTATGCTCATCTACAAATGGATGCTGAGTGATAATCCCGTTTTGGATCGTCGCTATATTGTAGAGGTTTTTGTGGCAGCGACTTATCTGAGGATCGACGATCTGCAGGCTCATTGCTGGAAATATTTTGATGATTCTCAATGCTACGATGAGGATACCGCTTGTGTCCTTTATGTAGAAACGAAATACCATCCCGCCTTGGATTTGGTGCGTAATGTAATGCTGACCAGGATCAACAAGTTCTTGTTAACTTTTGTGGCCTCCAAGGACTTTCTGGATCTTCCCCtcaatcatttgattttcttGCTCAGTTCCGATAAGATCTGTGTAAATACGGAAATTGAG ATACTttttatagtagttcgatGGCTGGGTCACGATTGGTCGAAAAGAAGTGCGCATGCGCAGCGCCTTGCGTCCTGTATTCGCTTCTCCCTGATGCCGCTGTGGTATCTTCTCTATGTCCGTTGCGAGGAGCACCAATTGGTTCAAAAACTGATTTCCTTTCCGGAAGTAGATGATCAGATCAACGAATCCATTTCGAGAATAACCTCGCGAATGTATGAAGAAAAAATCGCTGCTCTGGATGGTGAAGATTTCTTGGGGGATTTGGAACCTCAGCCCCAGCGCACCTGGATTTGCGATCGTTTATGCCAGTACTATCACTGGGTGGGTTGTCCTAATACCCGGGATATACGTTTCCAAAACTTTGAGGATTATCTATCGGAATTGCATCAAAGTTCCCTGGATCACTGGTCCAAGGTGAAGATGGTGgatccaaacaaaaaaactaattgctGCAGCCCAAATAAGTCATTAATTGAAGATTTATCAACCGAGGCGAATaataatgcaatttaa